The following are encoded together in the Roseivirga misakiensis genome:
- a CDS encoding PspA/IM30 family protein, producing the protein MNVFKRIFKMGQAETHSALDKLENPIKLTEQGIRDLKKDLDSSLKALAEVKAMAIRSRNDLQTSKNKAKDYENKAMLLLKKAQNGDLEAADADRLASEALVKKEEELEQAKRSQEEVNRFEGNIGQLDQNVKKIRSTISKYENELKTLKARVKVSEATKKLNKQMAQIDSSSTVTMLERMKDKVAQDEALAESYGEIANESKSIDDEIDKALEGGENQAKASDSLAALKNKLGME; encoded by the coding sequence ATGAACGTATTCAAAAGAATTTTCAAGATGGGTCAGGCAGAGACGCACTCGGCCCTAGATAAATTAGAAAACCCAATCAAATTAACTGAGCAGGGCATCAGAGATTTAAAAAAGGACCTTGACTCAAGTTTAAAAGCACTGGCTGAGGTAAAAGCCATGGCTATTCGATCTAGAAACGATCTACAGACTTCTAAGAACAAAGCCAAAGATTACGAAAACAAGGCGATGCTTCTTTTGAAGAAAGCTCAAAATGGCGACTTAGAAGCTGCTGACGCAGATAGATTAGCTAGCGAAGCTTTAGTAAAGAAAGAGGAAGAATTAGAGCAGGCTAAAAGGTCTCAAGAAGAGGTAAACAGATTCGAAGGAAACATTGGTCAACTAGATCAGAATGTTAAGAAAATTCGATCTACGATCAGTAAGTACGAAAATGAGTTAAAAACTTTGAAAGCTCGTGTAAAAGTTAGCGAAGCCACTAAAAAGTTGAATAAGCAAATGGCTCAAATCGATTCTTCAAGCACTGTTACTATGCTGGAGCGCATGAAGGATAAAGTTGCTCAAGATGAAGCTTTAGCTGAGTCTTACGGTGAAATAGCTAACGAAAGCAAGTCGATTGATGACGAAATCGATAAAGCATTAGAGGGAGGCGAAAACCAAGCTAAAGCTTCAGACAGCTTGGCTGCCCTAAAAAACAAACTAGGAATGGAGTAA
- a CDS encoding DUF4178 domain-containing protein, which translates to MGVFDFLKKKQEPKYDVTNLSVNDLDEGFVFDYNLKSWVVKEVYQYDWGKNVFTKEYKIDSGDEVAYLSVSDNGDLDISVTKSIKIQELGDGIREEIRKKEAPAELMYQGTKYFLDEDSAGYFNDVTAKSSEWEELISYDYLNEEETLCISITQWDERNFEASAGNVIQHFEISNITPDA; encoded by the coding sequence ATGGGAGTATTTGATTTTCTAAAAAAGAAGCAAGAACCAAAATACGATGTCACTAACTTAAGTGTGAATGACCTAGATGAAGGGTTTGTGTTTGACTACAACTTAAAAAGTTGGGTTGTGAAAGAGGTCTACCAATACGATTGGGGGAAAAATGTATTCACTAAAGAATACAAGATAGACTCTGGTGACGAGGTGGCTTACTTAAGCGTTTCTGACAATGGTGACTTAGACATTAGCGTCACCAAATCCATTAAAATTCAAGAACTTGGTGATGGAATTCGAGAAGAGATTCGTAAGAAAGAGGCTCCTGCCGAACTGATGTATCAAGGAACAAAGTACTTTTTAGACGAAGATTCTGCTGGCTATTTTAATGATGTTACGGCTAAGAGCTCCGAATGGGAAGAACTTATAAGTTATGACTACTTAAATGAGGAAGAAACTTTGTGCATTTCTATTACCCAATGGGACGAACGCAACTTTGAAGCTTCTGCAGGTAATGTCATTCAACATTTCGAGATATCGAATATCACCCCAGATGCATAG
- a CDS encoding YbjN domain-containing protein: MNNHFQKVKNYILDLDFSILMEDESDGLMVIESEEDGIKNLVLGVEEPLLIIEQSLVNLGDTSAATYLNLLQKNRDMVHGAFVVDETGKRVIFRDTLQLENLDLNELEASFNSLALVLSEHSDELLKVAEK; encoded by the coding sequence ATGAATAATCATTTTCAAAAAGTAAAAAACTACATACTCGACCTAGACTTCTCAATTCTCATGGAAGATGAATCTGACGGTCTAATGGTCATCGAAAGCGAAGAAGACGGTATCAAGAATTTGGTACTTGGCGTGGAAGAACCTTTACTCATTATAGAACAGTCACTCGTCAACTTAGGCGATACGTCCGCGGCCACTTACCTTAATTTGCTTCAGAAAAACAGAGACATGGTACATGGTGCATTTGTCGTAGATGAAACGGGTAAACGTGTGATTTTCAGGGATACTTTACAACTAGAAAACTTAGACCTGAATGAATTAGAGGCCTCTTTTAACTCATTGGCCTTAGTACTGAGCGAACACTCAGACGAATTATTAAAAGTTGCAGAAAAATAA